In a single window of the Terriglobus roseus genome:
- a CDS encoding tetratricopeptide repeat protein, with translation MESGRQYEREGKPHEAAIQFSNALRLDSSMVDGHYELARAYQQSGSVQLAIYELGQVLQLAPENMAARVDVGRLLLQTGQVEPAAAQARWVVFKQPSNADAQALLSAASAAGGNRGVAIQAIRSAILLVPGRAEFHTALGQLLAADAATQPEAVTELKTAIRLNGKDVSARYGLASILERRGDLKGAQEQMQEAILLAPQSIPARAGLAALYTHAGDRAKAEETLREATDDLSDDPAAAPLLERFYGETGSLDQAQKAYEALVQRHPGSLDLRLAYLRVLIARGNFATARPMIEDLSQHHETDPGVNLLQAYLLMHDGKNDEALQLLQTATKNYPDNAQLLNLLARAQDASGDPQKAAETFRKVLRGDRSNLEAQSGLADLAYRRGDATDLKEAARQILLFHPALADGYLWRGVANLQANGNAAAIADIQEALRRRPAYGFALVQLGMAQAAQGNVQKAREAFEQALQLSPDPAAIAGLNDLDIRAHQPAIAVQRAQRQLERAPASSELYDQLAQAQQAAGDAAGALASATRATTLDANNRSAAQTFTKIGLSMGQLDPAVDLWNRWAAAHPADPQAPAALGMLFESAGDNKTALEYYRRSLNIKSDQPEVSASIAALSADGGGNLDVALSTAQAAYRAHPASVAAADALGWIYYRKGLPASGIEPLQKAAVLDDSDASVQYHLGVVLGSLGRKPEAAIHLNRASAMAPGTALATQAQQALAKLSGNGS, from the coding sequence ATGGAGAGCGGCCGGCAGTACGAGCGTGAGGGAAAACCGCACGAGGCCGCCATTCAGTTCTCGAACGCCTTGCGTCTCGATTCATCCATGGTGGACGGCCACTACGAACTGGCCCGCGCCTACCAGCAGAGCGGATCGGTCCAGCTTGCGATCTATGAGCTGGGACAGGTGTTGCAGTTGGCGCCAGAGAATATGGCTGCCCGCGTCGATGTCGGGAGGCTCCTTCTGCAGACAGGACAGGTAGAACCGGCGGCGGCGCAGGCGCGGTGGGTCGTCTTCAAGCAGCCATCGAACGCGGATGCCCAGGCACTCCTCTCCGCTGCGTCCGCAGCAGGCGGGAACAGGGGCGTCGCGATTCAGGCCATCCGCTCCGCCATCCTCTTGGTGCCAGGCCGCGCAGAGTTCCATACGGCCCTTGGGCAACTGCTCGCGGCCGATGCCGCGACCCAGCCGGAGGCGGTGACCGAGCTGAAGACGGCGATCCGGCTCAACGGCAAAGATGTCAGCGCGCGTTACGGGCTGGCCAGCATCCTAGAGCGGCGTGGCGATCTAAAAGGGGCTCAGGAGCAGATGCAGGAAGCAATCCTCCTCGCGCCGCAGAGCATTCCCGCCCGCGCGGGACTGGCAGCGCTCTACACCCATGCCGGTGACCGCGCGAAGGCAGAGGAGACGCTCCGGGAGGCAACCGATGATCTGTCCGACGATCCCGCGGCGGCTCCACTGCTGGAGCGTTTCTACGGGGAAACGGGGTCGTTGGACCAGGCGCAGAAGGCCTATGAGGCCCTGGTGCAGCGCCATCCCGGCAGTCTCGACCTGAGGCTCGCCTACCTGCGCGTGTTGATTGCTCGAGGAAACTTCGCCACAGCGCGGCCGATGATCGAGGACCTGTCGCAGCACCATGAAACGGACCCCGGTGTGAACCTGCTGCAGGCTTATCTGTTGATGCATGACGGAAAAAACGACGAAGCGCTGCAACTGCTGCAGACCGCAACGAAGAACTACCCTGACAATGCGCAGCTGTTGAATTTGCTGGCGAGAGCGCAGGACGCATCGGGTGATCCGCAGAAGGCAGCTGAGACCTTCCGGAAGGTATTGCGGGGCGATCGCTCGAATCTTGAAGCGCAGTCCGGACTCGCCGACCTGGCCTATCGCCGCGGCGACGCTACCGATCTGAAGGAAGCCGCACGGCAGATCCTGCTCTTCCACCCGGCCCTGGCCGATGGCTACCTTTGGAGAGGTGTTGCGAACCTGCAGGCCAACGGAAACGCGGCCGCAATTGCGGACATCCAGGAAGCGCTTCGGCGCAGGCCTGCCTATGGTTTTGCGTTGGTCCAACTGGGCATGGCGCAGGCCGCGCAGGGCAACGTGCAGAAGGCAAGGGAAGCGTTCGAACAGGCGCTCCAACTCTCGCCGGACCCCGCCGCGATCGCCGGCCTGAACGATCTGGACATTCGCGCACATCAGCCAGCCATCGCCGTCCAGCGCGCGCAACGCCAGTTGGAGCGTGCGCCGGCGTCGTCGGAGCTCTACGACCAGCTTGCGCAGGCGCAACAGGCCGCGGGCGACGCAGCCGGGGCGCTTGCCAGCGCGACGCGAGCGACCACCCTGGACGCAAACAACCGCAGTGCCGCGCAGACCTTTACGAAGATCGGTCTCAGCATGGGACAGCTCGATCCGGCGGTAGATCTGTGGAATCGCTGGGCTGCGGCGCACCCTGCTGACCCGCAGGCACCCGCTGCCCTTGGCATGTTGTTCGAATCCGCGGGCGATAATAAAACGGCGCTTGAGTATTACCGGCGCTCCTTGAACATCAAGTCAGACCAGCCGGAAGTCTCCGCCAGCATCGCGGCGCTTTCGGCGGACGGCGGCGGAAACCTCGATGTGGCTCTCTCGACGGCGCAAGCTGCCTATCGGGCGCATCCCGCTTCGGTTGCTGCGGCGGACGCGCTGGGATGGATCTACTACCGCAAGGGCCTGCCCGCTTCAGGGATTGAGCCCCTGCAGAAGGCAGCCGTTCTGGACGATTCGGATGCCTCCGTTCAGTACCACTTGGGAGTCGTTCTGGGTTCGCTTGGCCGGAAGCCTGAAGCTGCCATCCATCTGAACCGCGCCTCTGCGATGGCGCCGGGAACGGCCCTCGCAACGCAGGCACAGCAGGCTTTGGCGAAGCTTTCGGGCAATGGCAGCTAA
- a CDS encoding exosortase C-terminal domain/associated protein EpsI, translated as MNRKAIVLVLLLAAADLTLRIRGDRDLIVPSLPLQDLPLTIGQWQGEDVPMEPRVLEVLGDGKFLDRSYSRLEGTGSATPIDLLIAYFPSQRTGQTIHSPQNCLPGAGWTFESGGRVDLTDAAGQPHHVAEYVVTNGSAKFEVLYWYRSRGNDIANDYAAKGHLLLQSIRDRRTDGALLRIMTPIAPGESQTAARERAVNFTAHMDPLLSPYLPG; from the coding sequence ATGAATCGCAAGGCAATCGTGCTGGTTCTGCTTCTTGCGGCTGCCGATCTGACCCTGCGTATTCGCGGCGACCGGGACCTCATTGTGCCCAGCTTGCCTCTGCAGGACCTTCCGCTAACGATCGGCCAGTGGCAAGGCGAGGACGTACCGATGGAGCCGCGCGTTCTGGAGGTGCTGGGCGATGGCAAGTTTCTGGACCGTAGCTACAGCCGTTTGGAAGGCACAGGCAGCGCAACGCCGATCGACCTGCTCATCGCATATTTCCCGAGCCAACGCACCGGGCAGACCATTCATTCCCCGCAAAACTGCCTGCCGGGCGCGGGCTGGACGTTCGAGTCAGGAGGCCGCGTCGATTTAACCGACGCGGCCGGCCAGCCGCATCACGTCGCCGAGTACGTTGTCACCAACGGTTCCGCAAAATTTGAGGTGCTCTATTGGTATCGGAGCCGGGGAAACGATATCGCAAACGATTATGCTGCGAAGGGCCACCTGCTTCTTCAGTCGATCCGGGACCGGAGGACGGACGGAGCGCTGTTACGGATCATGACACCGATCGCACCGGGCGAGTCGCAAACAGCGGCCCGGGAACGCGCGGTAAATTTCACGGCTCACATGGACCCGCTGCTTTCGCCTTATCTCCCCGGCTGA
- a CDS encoding exosortase/archaeosortase family protein, whose amino-acid sequence MTLFLVFSLYFSVLLKLVHDWYVLPDFSHGFLIPIFVGYLVWARSKKLQEIAVSPTWLGLWLLLPGLALLLLGVLGSELFLARLSFLLVASGMIWLLAGGRMLMALRLPLAVCLLAIPIPQVIFNQVALPLQLLSSWAASAVLPLFHVPVFREGNIIRLPSISLEVAEACSGIRSLMSLFTLAVLYGYFAERSNARRWILIACSVPVAVCANMLRIVGTGLLVQQRGAEVALGFFHEFSGLLMFLFSLVLLLILHAAMNAHARRTA is encoded by the coding sequence ATGACGCTCTTTCTCGTCTTCAGCCTGTATTTCAGCGTTCTTCTGAAGTTAGTACACGACTGGTATGTACTTCCGGATTTTTCCCATGGCTTTCTCATTCCGATCTTTGTCGGTTACCTGGTCTGGGCGCGGTCGAAGAAGCTCCAGGAGATCGCAGTTTCCCCCACCTGGCTTGGCCTCTGGCTGCTGCTGCCCGGCCTTGCGCTCCTGCTGCTGGGGGTCCTCGGGTCAGAGTTGTTCCTGGCACGGCTCTCCTTTCTGCTTGTTGCCAGCGGCATGATCTGGCTGCTGGCGGGCGGGCGGATGCTTATGGCGCTGCGCCTTCCCCTGGCAGTCTGTCTGCTTGCCATCCCCATACCTCAGGTGATCTTCAACCAGGTCGCCCTGCCACTGCAGCTGCTGTCGTCATGGGCGGCGAGTGCTGTTCTGCCACTCTTCCATGTACCGGTCTTTCGAGAGGGCAACATCATCCGTCTGCCGTCCATCTCGCTGGAGGTCGCAGAGGCCTGCAGCGGGATACGCTCGCTGATGAGCCTTTTCACGTTGGCGGTGCTCTACGGTTACTTCGCAGAACGCAGCAACGCCCGGCGATGGATTCTGATCGCATGCAGCGTCCCCGTGGCCGTGTGCGCGAATATGCTGCGGATAGTGGGGACCGGTTTGTTGGTCCAGCAACGCGGAGCCGAGGTCGCCCTGGGCTTCTTCCATGAGTTCTCCGGTCTGCTGATGTTCCTCTTCTCCCTGGTGCTGTTGCTGATCCTGCACGCGGCCATGAACGCCCATGCGAGACGCACCGCATGA
- a CDS encoding polysaccharide biosynthesis/export family protein encodes MKFFYSLPCISLSIAVGLATAQQVQPIVPSRSHDAAPTTAAPSPAIVPAAAGYRIGTEDALQVSVWKEPTLSGPLSVRPDGMISLPLVGDVEAAGKTPQELSDLIQDRLKKFIQDPLVTVVITAANSQKIYVLGEVLHVGQVPLTNGLSVLQAISASGGLSPYANAKKMYILRAEAGKQIKIPFDYRKILKGEGTPPQLLAGDTIVVP; translated from the coding sequence ATGAAGTTCTTTTATTCTCTGCCATGCATTTCGCTCTCCATCGCGGTAGGCCTGGCCACCGCGCAGCAAGTTCAACCCATCGTCCCTTCGCGATCGCACGACGCAGCTCCAACGACCGCTGCGCCCTCGCCAGCAATCGTTCCGGCCGCTGCGGGGTATCGCATCGGTACGGAGGACGCGTTGCAGGTGAGCGTCTGGAAAGAGCCCACGCTCTCCGGCCCCCTATCCGTACGCCCGGACGGCATGATCTCCCTGCCGCTGGTTGGGGATGTGGAGGCAGCCGGCAAGACGCCGCAGGAGCTGTCGGACCTGATCCAGGACCGCCTGAAGAAGTTCATCCAGGATCCCCTTGTGACCGTCGTGATCACCGCCGCGAACAGCCAGAAGATCTATGTGCTGGGTGAGGTGCTTCACGTCGGCCAGGTTCCGTTGACCAACGGCCTGTCCGTCCTGCAGGCGATCTCCGCCTCAGGTGGACTTTCGCCTTATGCGAACGCGAAGAAGATGTACATCCTTCGTGCGGAAGCGGGCAAGCAAATCAAGATCCCCTTCGACTACCGGAAGATCCTCAAGGGTGAAGGCACTCCGCCGCAGCTTCTGGCCGGCGACACGATCGTGGTGCCCTAA